A single genomic interval of Hippoglossus stenolepis isolate QCI-W04-F060 chromosome 24, HSTE1.2, whole genome shotgun sequence harbors:
- the LOC118103146 gene encoding ras-associated and pleckstrin homology domains-containing protein 1 isoform X1, with amino-acid sequence MDQVSDDELDHGAEEDSDKEDQDLDKMFGAWLGELDKLTQSLDDGKPQKALQKPPLRQETNMANFSYRFSMYNINEALNQGDTVDLDALMADLCSIEQELNTISRPTSTSRGQSKGQQRTPVGRAASSKHTGTSGGGSSGGSTSSSTRASPANTVRGGSVNARPAASNISLDEITSQLEKASLSMDEAARQTSSSSSSSSSSFSSTTLRRPSSGSSGGGQHRRTGSVGAVSEQEAPSQRSSVNSACASASSMDSLDIDKVLTGGEAEGQSSSNAPGQNQTSTEHVVLRRANGKPARRQLDFTSQAGEVDRATHSYLDRETSLILKSIAGKPSHLLTKEEQAAKLKAEKIRVALEKIKEAQVKKLVIRVHMSDESSKTMMVDERQSVRQVLDSLLDKSHCGYSPDWALVETITELQMERIFEDHENLVENLLNWTRDSHNKLMFIERIEKYALFKNPQNYLLGRKETSEMADRNKEALLEECFCGGSVSVPEIEGILWLKEDGKKSWKKRYFLLRASGIYYVPKGKAKASRDLVCFLQLDHVNVYYGQDYRSKYKAPTDYCLALKHPQIQKKSQYIKYLCCDDVRTLHQWVNGIRIAKYGKQLYVNYQEAMKRTEAAYDWSSLSTSSIRSGSSSASIPESQSNHSGHSDSGVDTGSSHGRSQSVVSSIFSEAWKRGTQIEENTKQIRMEASRGATLPHASHSHRHHSQHSVDHPALTPPPQTHPQAQTPPPPQPQHPPVHPPVHPQTLAQPQQQHLPPQSPQQAPQPLPQSPQRPQPPPPQSPQQQQQQQQQQQKPQAVSDYHHMPPPQQQPQAVSDYHHMPPQQQQQQPQAVSGYHHMPPQQQQQQQQPQTDSDYHHRPPPQQQPQTVSDYHHMPPQQQQQQPQTDSGYHHRPPPQQQPQTVSDYHHRPPPQQQPKAISGYHHMPPPQQQPQAVSDYHHMPPPPQQQPQAVSGYHHMPPPPQQQPQAVSDYHHMPPPPQQQPQAVSGYHHMPPPPQQQPQAVSDYHHMPTTAAATGRQ; translated from the exons atggatCAGGTATCAGATGACGAGTTGGACcatggagcagaggaggacagTGATAAGGAGGACCAAGACCTGGACAAGATGTTTGGAGCCTGGCTGGGAGAACTGGACAAGCTCACACAG AGTCTGGATGACGGCAAGCCACAGAAAGCACTGCAGAAGCCTCCTCTCAGACAGGAGACGAACATGGCCAACTTCTCCTACCGCTTCTCAATGTACAACATAAACG AGGCGTTGAACCAGGGAGACACAGTGGACCTGGATGCCCTGATGGCCGACCTGTGCTCCATCGAGCAGGAGCTCAATACCATTTCCAGACCAACCTCCACGTCTCGTGGCCAGAGCAAAGGCCAGCAGAGGACCCCCGTGGGCCGCGCTGCTAGTAGCAAGCACACAGGCACCAGTGGAGGGGGAAGCAGTGGAG GAAGTACCAGTAGCAGTACCAGGGCATCGCCGGCCAACACAGTACGAGGCGGCAGCGTCAACGCTCGCCCCGCAGCCTCCAACATCTCCCTCGATGAAATCACTTCCCAGCTGGAGAAGGCCTCTCTCAGCATGGACGAGGCGGCTCGTCAgacgtcctcctcttcctcctcctcttcttcctcattctCTTCCACCACGCTCCGGCGGCCCTCGTCGGGGTCCTCTGGCGGTGGGCAGCACCGCAGGACGGGCTCTGTGGGCGCAGTCAGCGAGCAGGAGGCACCGTCCCAGCGGTCTAGTGTCAATTCAGCATGTGCCTCAGCGTCCAGCATGGACTCCCTGGACATTGACAAAGTGTTGACGGGAGGAGAGGCGGAGGGCCAGAGCAGCTCGAACGCACCAGGACAAAACCAGACCAGCACTGAG CATGTCGTACTGCGGCGGGCCAATGGTAAGCCGGCCAGGCGGCAGCTTGACTTCACCTCACAAGCGGGTGAAGTGGATCGGGCCACT CACTCGTATCTGGACCGAGAAACCTCACTCATTTTGAAAAGCATAGCTGGAAAGCCTTCTCACCTCCTGACCAAG GAGGAGCAAGCAGCCAAACTGAAGGCGGAGAAGATCCGAGTCGCCCTGGAAAAAATCAAGGAGGCTCAGGTTAAAAAG ctggtGATCAGGGTCCACATGTCGGACGAGAGCTCCAAGACCATGATGGTGGACGAGCGGCAGTCAGTCAGGCAGGTGCTGGACAGCCTGCTGGACAAGTCGCACTGTGGCTACAGCCCCGACTGGGCCCTCGTGGAAACCATCACGGAGCTCCAGATGG aACGTATTTTTGAGGATCACGAGAACTTGGTGGAGAATCTGTTGAACTGGACCCGGGACAGCCACAACAAGCTCATGTTCATCGAGCGCATCGAGAAATACGCTCTTTTCAAAAACCCACAG AACTATTTGCTGGGGCGGAAGGAGACATCAGAGATGGCAGACAGGAATAAAGAGGCTCTATTAGAG GAGTGTTTCTGCGGCGGCTCGGTGTCTGTGCCAGAGATCGAGGGCATCCTGTGGCTGAAGGAGGACGGGAAGAAGTCGTGGAAGAAGCGTTACTTCCTCCTCAGGGCTTCTGGGATCTATTACGTCCCAAAGGGCAAAGCCAAG GCCTCCAGAGATCTCGTGTGCTTCCTGCAGTTGGACCATGTTAACGTGTATTACGGCCAGGACTACCGCAGCAAATACAAGGCTCCCACTGACTACTGCCTGGCCCTGAAG CATCCGCAAATCCAGAAGAAGTCGCAGTACATCAAGTACTTGTGCTGCGATGATGTCAGGACTCTGCACCAATGGGTGAATGGAATCCGAATCGCCAAG tatGGAAAGCAGCTTTATGTGAACTACCAAGAAGCCATGAAGAGAACAGAGGCGGCCTATGATTGGTcgtctctctccacctccagcatTCGATCAGGCTCCAGCTCTGCCAGCATACCTG AGTCCCAGTCCAATCATTCAGGACATTCGGACAGTGGTGTGGACACAGGCTCCTCTCATGGCCGCTCCCAGAGTGTGGTGAGCTCCATTTTCTCTGAGGCCTGGAAGAGAGGGACCCAGATCGAGGAAAACACCAAG CAGATAAGAATGGAGGCATCCAGAGGAGCCACCCTGCCGCATGCTTCCCACAGTCACCGGCATCACAGCCAGCACTCAGTTGACCACCCAGCCCTGACGCCCCCTCCTCAGACTCATCCCCAGGCCCAAACACCGCCCCCACCACAGCCTCAGCACCCACCAGTGCACCCACCAGTGCACCCCCAGACACTGGCCCAACCACAACAGCAGCACCTGCCGCCTCAGTCTCCTCAACAGGCCCCGCAGCCTCTGCCCCAATCACCTCAGCGCCCTCAGCCACCGCCGCCACAGTCTccgcaacagcaacagcaacagcagcagcagcagcaaaagcCACAGGCCGTCAGTGACTACCACCATATGCCCCCACCGCAGCAACAGCCACAGGCCGTCAGTGACTACCACCATATGCCcccgcagcagcaacagcaacagccacAGGCCGTCAGTGGCTACCACCACATGcccccgcagcagcagcagcaacagcaacagccacAGACCGACAGTGACTACCACCACAGGCCCCCACCACAGCAACAGCCACAGACCGTCAGTGACTACCACCACATGcccccgcagcagcagcagcaacagccaCAGACCGACAGTGGCTACCACCACAGGCCCCCACCACAGCAACAGCCACAGACCGTCAGTGACTACCACCACAGGCCCCCACCACAGCAACAGCCAAAGGCCATCAGCGGCTACCACCACATGCccccaccacagcagcagccacaggccGTCAGTGACTACCACCACATgcccccaccaccacagcagcagccacaggccGTCAGTGGCTACCACCACATgcccccaccaccacagcagcagccacaggccGTCAGTGACTACCACCACATgcccccaccaccacagcagcagccacaggccGTCAGTGGCTACCACCACATgcccccaccaccacagcagcagccacaggccGTCAGTGACTACCACCACATgcccaccacagcagcagccacaggccGTCAGTGA
- the LOC118103146 gene encoding ras-associated and pleckstrin homology domains-containing protein 1 isoform X2, whose amino-acid sequence MDQVSDDELDHGAEEDSDKEDQDLDKMFGAWLGELDKLTQSLDDGKPQKALQKPPLRQETNMANFSYRFSMYNINEALNQGDTVDLDALMADLCSIEQELNTISRPTSTSRGQSKGQQRTPVGRAASSKHTGTSGGGSSGGSTSSSTRASPANTVRGGSVNARPAASNISLDEITSQLEKASLSMDEAARQTSSSSSSSSSSFSSTTLRRPSSGSSGGGQHRRTGSVGAVSEQEAPSQRSSVNSACASASSMDSLDIDKVLTGGEAEGQSSSNAPGQNQTSTEHVVLRRANGKPARRQLDFTSQAGEVDRATHSYLDRETSLILKSIAGKPSHLLTKEEQAAKLKAEKIRVALEKIKEAQVKKLVIRVHMSDESSKTMMVDERQSVRQVLDSLLDKSHCGYSPDWALVETITELQMERIFEDHENLVENLLNWTRDSHNKLMFIERIEKYALFKNPQNYLLGRKETSEMADRNKEALLEECFCGGSVSVPEIEGILWLKEDGKKSWKKRYFLLRASGIYYVPKGKAKASRDLVCFLQLDHVNVYYGQDYRSKYKAPTDYCLALKHPQIQKKSQYIKYLCCDDVRTLHQWVNGIRIAKYGKQLYVNYQEAMKRTEAAYDWSSLSTSSIRSGSSSASIPESQSNHSGHSDSGVDTGSSHGRSQSVVSSIFSEAWKRGTQIEENTKIRMEASRGATLPHASHSHRHHSQHSVDHPALTPPPQTHPQAQTPPPPQPQHPPVHPPVHPQTLAQPQQQHLPPQSPQQAPQPLPQSPQRPQPPPPQSPQQQQQQQQQQQKPQAVSDYHHMPPPQQQPQAVSDYHHMPPQQQQQQPQAVSGYHHMPPQQQQQQQQPQTDSDYHHRPPPQQQPQTVSDYHHMPPQQQQQQPQTDSGYHHRPPPQQQPQTVSDYHHRPPPQQQPKAISGYHHMPPPQQQPQAVSDYHHMPPPPQQQPQAVSGYHHMPPPPQQQPQAVSDYHHMPPPPQQQPQAVSGYHHMPPPPQQQPQAVSDYHHMPTTAAATGRQ is encoded by the exons atggatCAGGTATCAGATGACGAGTTGGACcatggagcagaggaggacagTGATAAGGAGGACCAAGACCTGGACAAGATGTTTGGAGCCTGGCTGGGAGAACTGGACAAGCTCACACAG AGTCTGGATGACGGCAAGCCACAGAAAGCACTGCAGAAGCCTCCTCTCAGACAGGAGACGAACATGGCCAACTTCTCCTACCGCTTCTCAATGTACAACATAAACG AGGCGTTGAACCAGGGAGACACAGTGGACCTGGATGCCCTGATGGCCGACCTGTGCTCCATCGAGCAGGAGCTCAATACCATTTCCAGACCAACCTCCACGTCTCGTGGCCAGAGCAAAGGCCAGCAGAGGACCCCCGTGGGCCGCGCTGCTAGTAGCAAGCACACAGGCACCAGTGGAGGGGGAAGCAGTGGAG GAAGTACCAGTAGCAGTACCAGGGCATCGCCGGCCAACACAGTACGAGGCGGCAGCGTCAACGCTCGCCCCGCAGCCTCCAACATCTCCCTCGATGAAATCACTTCCCAGCTGGAGAAGGCCTCTCTCAGCATGGACGAGGCGGCTCGTCAgacgtcctcctcttcctcctcctcttcttcctcattctCTTCCACCACGCTCCGGCGGCCCTCGTCGGGGTCCTCTGGCGGTGGGCAGCACCGCAGGACGGGCTCTGTGGGCGCAGTCAGCGAGCAGGAGGCACCGTCCCAGCGGTCTAGTGTCAATTCAGCATGTGCCTCAGCGTCCAGCATGGACTCCCTGGACATTGACAAAGTGTTGACGGGAGGAGAGGCGGAGGGCCAGAGCAGCTCGAACGCACCAGGACAAAACCAGACCAGCACTGAG CATGTCGTACTGCGGCGGGCCAATGGTAAGCCGGCCAGGCGGCAGCTTGACTTCACCTCACAAGCGGGTGAAGTGGATCGGGCCACT CACTCGTATCTGGACCGAGAAACCTCACTCATTTTGAAAAGCATAGCTGGAAAGCCTTCTCACCTCCTGACCAAG GAGGAGCAAGCAGCCAAACTGAAGGCGGAGAAGATCCGAGTCGCCCTGGAAAAAATCAAGGAGGCTCAGGTTAAAAAG ctggtGATCAGGGTCCACATGTCGGACGAGAGCTCCAAGACCATGATGGTGGACGAGCGGCAGTCAGTCAGGCAGGTGCTGGACAGCCTGCTGGACAAGTCGCACTGTGGCTACAGCCCCGACTGGGCCCTCGTGGAAACCATCACGGAGCTCCAGATGG aACGTATTTTTGAGGATCACGAGAACTTGGTGGAGAATCTGTTGAACTGGACCCGGGACAGCCACAACAAGCTCATGTTCATCGAGCGCATCGAGAAATACGCTCTTTTCAAAAACCCACAG AACTATTTGCTGGGGCGGAAGGAGACATCAGAGATGGCAGACAGGAATAAAGAGGCTCTATTAGAG GAGTGTTTCTGCGGCGGCTCGGTGTCTGTGCCAGAGATCGAGGGCATCCTGTGGCTGAAGGAGGACGGGAAGAAGTCGTGGAAGAAGCGTTACTTCCTCCTCAGGGCTTCTGGGATCTATTACGTCCCAAAGGGCAAAGCCAAG GCCTCCAGAGATCTCGTGTGCTTCCTGCAGTTGGACCATGTTAACGTGTATTACGGCCAGGACTACCGCAGCAAATACAAGGCTCCCACTGACTACTGCCTGGCCCTGAAG CATCCGCAAATCCAGAAGAAGTCGCAGTACATCAAGTACTTGTGCTGCGATGATGTCAGGACTCTGCACCAATGGGTGAATGGAATCCGAATCGCCAAG tatGGAAAGCAGCTTTATGTGAACTACCAAGAAGCCATGAAGAGAACAGAGGCGGCCTATGATTGGTcgtctctctccacctccagcatTCGATCAGGCTCCAGCTCTGCCAGCATACCTG AGTCCCAGTCCAATCATTCAGGACATTCGGACAGTGGTGTGGACACAGGCTCCTCTCATGGCCGCTCCCAGAGTGTGGTGAGCTCCATTTTCTCTGAGGCCTGGAAGAGAGGGACCCAGATCGAGGAAAACACCAAG ATAAGAATGGAGGCATCCAGAGGAGCCACCCTGCCGCATGCTTCCCACAGTCACCGGCATCACAGCCAGCACTCAGTTGACCACCCAGCCCTGACGCCCCCTCCTCAGACTCATCCCCAGGCCCAAACACCGCCCCCACCACAGCCTCAGCACCCACCAGTGCACCCACCAGTGCACCCCCAGACACTGGCCCAACCACAACAGCAGCACCTGCCGCCTCAGTCTCCTCAACAGGCCCCGCAGCCTCTGCCCCAATCACCTCAGCGCCCTCAGCCACCGCCGCCACAGTCTccgcaacagcaacagcaacagcagcagcagcagcaaaagcCACAGGCCGTCAGTGACTACCACCATATGCCCCCACCGCAGCAACAGCCACAGGCCGTCAGTGACTACCACCATATGCCcccgcagcagcaacagcaacagccacAGGCCGTCAGTGGCTACCACCACATGcccccgcagcagcagcagcaacagcaacagccacAGACCGACAGTGACTACCACCACAGGCCCCCACCACAGCAACAGCCACAGACCGTCAGTGACTACCACCACATGcccccgcagcagcagcagcaacagccaCAGACCGACAGTGGCTACCACCACAGGCCCCCACCACAGCAACAGCCACAGACCGTCAGTGACTACCACCACAGGCCCCCACCACAGCAACAGCCAAAGGCCATCAGCGGCTACCACCACATGCccccaccacagcagcagccacaggccGTCAGTGACTACCACCACATgcccccaccaccacagcagcagccacaggccGTCAGTGGCTACCACCACATgcccccaccaccacagcagcagccacaggccGTCAGTGACTACCACCACATgcccccaccaccacagcagcagccacaggccGTCAGTGGCTACCACCACATgcccccaccaccacagcagcagccacaggccGTCAGTGACTACCACCACATgcccaccacagcagcagccacaggccGTCAGTGA